A genome region from Scomber japonicus isolate fScoJap1 chromosome 15, fScoJap1.pri, whole genome shotgun sequence includes the following:
- the tshz1 gene encoding teashirt homolog 1, with protein CSCFSAYGPEDEFKVDKTDEEEHLPDDGLSLDGQDTDYLLNDDEDGRDHYSCQNSPLSNGTNPDAGYASPLSTTSDQLVDLKTTSSFSDVQEKVEVKPDESTESINGLSLQDSLAKMKAVYANLISDASWSSIAMDMLKSKQGNNVAPSSNNNNNNGSNHKESNGFLNSPSQGNILLKNKCSTSNASATTDTTTSSTTTRTLSSNSNSGNSVNSGSTGLAYDWHQAALAKTLQHTPYQLLPEPSLFSTVQLYRQNNKLYGPVFTGASKFRCKDCSAAYDTLVGLTVHMNETGHYRDDNKDTEDDRGKKWSKPRKRSLLEMEGKEDAQKVLKCMYCGHSFESLQDLSVHMIKTKHYQKVPLKEPMPALTSKLVPPTKKRAFQDLMSPSSPESVSSGIHLGEIPKDQKLANPYVTPNNRYGYQNGASYTWQFEARKAQILKCMECGSSHDTLQQLTAHMMVTGHFLKVTNSASKKGKQLVFDPVIEEKIQSIPLPPTTTRLPAPNGKSQPDSPLQPASPEENNDEEAEEENTETMEPEKMIKEEREDPPEKSDKPGKARSYQYLREEDLDESPKGGLDILKSLENTVSSAISKAQTGTPTWGGYPSIHAAYQLHGSLKSTLPLCAQVQPLFSSNSLKMMSSDIGTMIHSPNSPSPPPSHKNNVLAMEKLVEKVTGKSPVKNEKEEKPSENKSRSAKSPLPNAKDKQASPNPEKLSKTVKSTAVEDQTESRRKEGEQMENKVDTRIKSEVDSPKKPVSNGCNNLSIITDHSPEQPLVNPLSALQSIMNNHLGKASKVATPFIDPFAMLYKINSNSAQIKQAEPASQYHNDDDDDQPMDLTKSKNTNGSTAKSTSTSPNNNSINSKPVFKNFSQSSSPPLRENALMDISDMVKNLTGRLTPKSTTPSSISEKSEIDGCTFDDSLEELSPIQRRKGRQSNWNPQHLLILQAQFVSSLRETPEGKFVISDLGPQERVHICKFTGLSMTTISHWLANVKYQLKRTGGTKFLKNIDSGQPLFLCSDCASQFRTPSAYIHHLESHLGFTLKDLSKLSIDLIEQQAVSRIEDNTLSPSGLTEEDTGSVYQCKLCNRTFVSKHAIKLHLCKTHGKSPEDHLIFVKELEKTDKQ; from the coding sequence tgttcttgtttttcagCTTATGGGCCTGAAGATGAATTTAAAGTGGACAAGACTGATGAAGAGGAACACCTGCCGGATGATGGCCTTTCTCTTGATGGTCAAGACACAGACTATCTGCTCAATGATGACGAGGACGGAAGAGATCACTATAGCTGCCAAAACTCTCCACTCAGCAATGGCACTAACCCAGATGCTGGGTACGCCTCTCCACTCAGCACCACCAGTGATCAGCTGGTGGATCTTAAGACAACATCCTCCTTCAGTGATGTTCAAGAAAAGGTAGAAGTGAAGCCAGATGAGAGCACAGAGTCTATCAATGGCCTCTCGCTGCAGGACAGTTTGGCAAAAATGAAAGCCGTCTATGCAAACCTGATCTCTGATGCCTCCTGGTCCAGCATTGCAATGGATATGCTGAAAAGTAAACAAGGGAACAACGTCGCACctagcagcaacaacaacaacaacaatgggAGCAATCACAAAGAGAGCAATGGGTTCCTGAACAGTCCCAGCCAGGGTAACATTCTATTGAAGAATAAATGTAGCACTAGCAATGCCTCagctactactgatactaccaCCAGCAGTACCACCACAAGAACGCTGTCAAGCAACAGCAACAGTGGCAACAGTGTAAACTCTGGCAGCACAGGATTAGCCTATGACTGGCACCAGGCAGCATTGGCCAAAACCCTACAGCACACTCCATACCAACTCCTTCCTGAACCTAGTCTTTTCAGCACCGTGCAGCTCTACAGGCAGAACAATAAGCTTTATGGACCTGTGTTTACAGGTGCCAGTAAGTTCAGGTGCAAGGACTGTAGTGCAGCCTATGACACTTTGGTGGGCCTGACTGTACATATGAACGAGACGGGCCACTACCGTGACGACAATAAGGATACTGAGGATGATCGAGGCAAGAAGTGGTCCAAGCCACGCAAACGTTCCCTGCTGGAGATGGAAGGCAAGGAAGACGCCCAGAAAGTTCTGAAATGTATGTACTGTGGCCACTCTTTTGAATCCTTGCAAGACCTTAGTGTTCATAtgatcaaaacaaaacactatcAGAAAGTGCCTCTAAAAGAACCAATGCCAGCCCTCACCTCAAAACTAGTGCCCCCAACCAAAAAAAGAGCATTTCAAGACTTGATGTCCCCAAGCTCCCCAGAGTCTGTCTCATCTGGCATACACCTGGGAGAGATCCCCAAAGACCAAAAATTGGCCAATCCCTATGTCACTCCTAACAATCGATATGGCTACCAGAACGGTGCCAGTTATACTTGGCAGTTTGAGGCACGCAAGGCACAAATTCTCAAATGCATGGAGTGTGGCAGTTCACACGACACCTTGCAGCAACTAACAGCCCACATGATGGTGACAGGACACTTCCTTAAAGTAACCAATTCAGCCTCTAAAAAGGGTAAGCAGTTAGTTTTTGATCCTGTTATTGAGGAAAAAATTCAGTCTATTCCTCTGCCACCAACTACCACGAGGCTTCCAGCTCCCAATGGGAAGTCACAGCCTGACTCCCCATTGCAACCAGCTAGCCCAGAGGAGAACAATGATGAAGAGGCAGAAGAAGAGAATACTGAAACAATGGAACCTgagaaaatgataaaagaagagagggaagaccCTCCTGAAAAATCTGACAAACCTGGAAAGGCTAGATCCTACCAATATCTGAGAGAAGAAGACTTGGATGAGTCACCTAAAGGAGGCCTGGACATCTTAAAGTCTTTAGAGAACACAGTTTCAAGTGCAATCAGCAAGGCCCAGACAGGCACACCAACCTGGGGTGGATACCCCAGCATCCATGCTGCCTATCAGCTCCATGGGTCTTTGAAGTCTACCTTGCCTTTGTGTGCACAAGTTCAGCCTTTATTCAGCAGCAACAGTTTGAAAATGATGTCCTCTGATATAGGCACTATGATCCACTCACCAAATAGCCCCTCTCCACCACCAAGTCATAAGAACAATGTGCTGGCCATGGAGAAGCTAGTTGAAAAAGTGACAGGGAAAAGTCCAGTAAAgaatgaaaaggaggaaaaacccTCAGAGAATAAGAGCAGGTCTGCAAAATCTCCATTGCCAAATGCTAAGGACAAACAGGCCTCACCCAATCCAGAAAAGTTATCAAAGACAGTGAAAAGCACTGCAGTAGAGGACCAGACTGAGTCAAGACGCAAAGAAGGTGAGCAAATGGAGAACAAAGTAGACACACGGATAAAGAGTGAAGTTGATTCGCCAAAAAAGCCTGTAAGCAACGGCTGCAATAACCTGAGCATCATCACTGATCACTCGCCTGAACAACCACTTGTCAACCCTCTCAGCGCTTTGCAATCTATCATGAACAACCACTTGGGGAAAGCTTCAAAAGTGGCCACCCCCTTCATAGACCCCTTTGCAATGCTTTATAAGATCAACAGCAACTCTGCTCAGATTAAGCAAGCGGAGCCTGCGAGTCAGTaccacaatgatgatgatgatgatcagccCATGGACTTGACGAAATCCAAAAATACCAATGGAAGTACAGCTAAGAGTACTTCTACTTCaccaaacaacaacagcatTAATAGCAAACCAGTTTTCAAGAATTTCTCTCAGTCTTCATCTCCGCCTCTACGAGAGAATGCACTGATGGATATTTCAGACATGGTAAAAAATCTGACTGGCCGTTTGACACCAAAGTCTACAACGCCATCTTCCATCTCTGAAAAATCTGAAATCGATGGCTGTACTTTTGATGACAGCTTGGAGGAGCTGTCGCCCATCCAAAGACGGAAAGGCAGGCAGTCGAACTGGAATCCCCAGCACCTCCTGATTCTTCAGGCCCAGTTTGTCTCTAGTCTTAGAGAGACTCCTGAGGGAAAGTTTGTAATTAGTGACTTGGGACCCCAGGAACGGGTCCACATCTGTAAATTCACTGGTCTCTCCATGACTACTATCTCACATTGGCTGGCCAATGTAAAATACCAGTTAAAGCGGACAGGGGGCACAAAGTTCCTAAAAAATATTGACTCTGGCCAACCTCTGTTTTTGTGCAGTGACTGTGCGTCCCAGTTCAGGACTCCCTCCGCCTACATTCACCATTTGGAGTCCCACCTTGGGTTTACCCTTAAGGACCTCTCAAAGCTTTCCATAGATTTAATAGAGCAGCAGGCTGTCAGCAGAATAGAGGACAATACTTTGAGTCCATCTGGACTTACAGAGGAAGACACTGGCTCAGTATATCAGTGCAAACTGTGCAATCGGACCTTTGTGAGCAAACATGCAATCAAATTGCACCTTTGCAAAACACATGGAAAGTCACCTGAGGACCATCTCATCTTTGTGAAAGAGTTGGAAAAAACTGATAAACAGTGA